A genomic stretch from Oryzias latipes chromosome 24, ASM223467v1 includes:
- the stx7 gene encoding syntaxin-7 isoform X2, with the protein MGVRGQLGWCLLQQLFGSDLQRFRVSGFVLRGKATFLLCVFTASITQSSLIMAYQAGIQREPAALVQNISSNIQRITLLTSELQRAVTLLGTEQDSSQLRQTLQQKQQQGNQLAKETDQLIKAFTALPVGPDQRQRKLQKERLLNDFSAALNSFQKTQRQAADKEREFVARVRAGSRLSGGQPDDGFGHLPPSYSQVQTEAEAITEEDLRLIQERESSIRQLEADITDINDIFKDLGMMVHEQGDMIDSIEANVESADVHVQNATQQLARAADYQRSSRKKICILLVVLAIAAVVIGLIIWGATKQ; encoded by the exons ATGGGGGTCAGGGGTCAGCTGGGCTGGTGTTTGCTGCAGCAGCTCTTTGGTTCTGACCTTCAGCGTTTCAGAGTTTCAGGATTTGTTCTGAGAGgaaaagcaactttccttctttgtgttttcactgCCTCCATCACTCAAAGCT CTCTCATCATGGCCTACCAGGCTGGGATTCAACGGGAGCCCGCCGCTTTGGttcagaacatcagctccaacATCCAGAGGATCACACTACTGA CCTCAGAGCTGCAGAGGGCCGTGACCCTGCTGGGGACGGAGCAGGACAGCAGCCAGCTCAGACAGACGCT tcagcagaaacagcagcaggggAACCAGCTGGCCAAGGAGACCGACCAGCTGATCAAGGCCTTCACCGCCCTCCCCGTCGGTCCCGATCAG aggcagaggaagctgcagaagGAGCGTTTGCTCAATGACTTCTCTGCTGCGTTGAACAGTTTCCAGAAGACCCAACGGCAGGCCGCCGACAAGGAGCGGGAGTTCGTGGCCCGAGTCCGAGCTGGCTCCAGGCTGTCG GGAGGTCAGCCTGATGACGGCTTCGGACATCTTCCTCCAAG TTACTCCCAGGTCCAGACGGAGGCTGAAGCCATCACAGAAGAAGACCTGAGGCTGATCCAGGAGCGAGAGTCATCCATCAGGCAGCTGGAG GCGGACATCACAGACATCAATGACATCTTTAAGGACCTTGGCATGATGGTGCACGAGCAGGGGGACATGATAG acAGTATAGAAGCCAATGTGGAGAGTGCAGACGTGCACGTCCAGAATGCCACGCAGCAGCTGGCCCGGGCCGCAGACTACCAG CGGAGCTCCAGGAAGAAGATCTGCATCCTGCTGGTGGTTCTGGCCATCGCCGCTGTTGTGATAGGACTCATCATCTGGGGAGCAACCAAACAGTGA
- the c24h6orf58 gene encoding protein LEG1 homolog codes for MSLLVVHGLLLGFMFSLSSSAVILDNGMPILWTQTASQVTELPTLNGIVTPNPWNYLQRMSLYRLLVAATDPFTEYMRTNPTDGPMWGLPLQLGWMLTSGRLVDPTGASTCGLQTGDPMCISAQSWWGCMNYFTSALPFLSAAHNGLLGQDVEVQLQAPDGADGFCTTYTDCLAQYPDAMAKWDAFFQAIKVTDSPLPVAEHTDNILGVYWQAQMASLSASAVCNPRQSHYSSEEVSFANSWLNSAEYVSAVHFHSTLEKTVLFLNPLPSRVLREGDAAPNIADLSQEENHTLSTFSWMKSINSILGGSLVRMWKGAMCSVATREKGRALLEQLILNPSFATSTLLSIIPEIASSC; via the exons ATGTCTCTTCTAGTGGTGCATGGCCTCCTCCTGGGCTTTATGTTCTCTTTGAGTTCCTCTGCTGTCATCTTAGACAATGGCATGCCTATACTTTGGACACAAACCGCAAGTCAAGTCACCGAACTCCCTACGCTAAATGGGATTGTAACGCCAAATCCCTGGAATTACCTGCAGCGTATGAGTCTTTACCGGCTGCTGGTAGCTGCGACTGACCCCTTCACGGAGTACATGAGAACAAACCCTACAGATGGTCCAATGTGGGGGCTGCCGCTGCAGCTGGGTTGGATGCTGACTTCAG GTCGCCTTGTTGATCCAACCGGAGCCTCGACCTGCGGCTTGCAGACAGGAGATCCCATGTGCATCTCAGCACAGAGCTGGTGGGGCT GTATGAACTACTTCACCTCTGCACTTCCTTTCCTGTCTGCAGCCCATAATGGCCTATTAGGACAAGATGTTGAa GTTCAGCTGCAGGCCCCTGACGGTGCCGATGGCTTTTGCACCACCTACACTGACTGTTTAGCTCAGTATCCTGATGCCATGGCAAAGTGGGATGCCTTCTTTCag GCTATCAAGGTCACCGACTCTCCCCTTCCAGTCGCCGAACACACAGACAACATCCTTGGTGTGTACTGGCAAGCTCAAATGGCTTCCCTCTCTGCTTCTGCGGTTTGTAATCCCAG GCAGAGCCACTACTCCTCTGAGGAGGTGTCATTTGCCAACAGCTGGCTGAACTCAGCTGAGTACGTATCTGCGGTACACTTCCACTCCACCCTGGAGAAGACcgtgttgttcctgaatcctcTGCCAAGTCGAGTTTTGCGG GAGGGAGATGCGGCTCCTAATATTGCAGATCTCAgtcaggaggagaaccacacgCTGTCCACTTTCTCCTGGATGAAAAGCATCAACAGTATTCTTG GTGGCTCCTTAGTGCGCATGTGGAAAGGCGCCATGTGCTCCGTGGCCACGAGAGAGAAAGGCAGGGCGCTGCTGGAGCAGCTAATACTCAATCCCAGCTTCGCCACCAGCACTCTACTGTCCATCATTCCAGAGATAGCTTCAAGCTGCTGA
- the stx7 gene encoding syntaxin-7 isoform X4: protein MAYQAGIQREPAALVQNISSNIQRITLLTSELQRAVTLLGTEQDSSQLRQTLQQKQQQGNQLAKETDQLIKAFTALPVGPDQRQRKLQKERLLNDFSAALNSFQKTQRQAADKEREFVARVRAGSRLSGGQPDDGFGHLPPSYSQVQTEAEAITEEDLRLIQERESSIRQLEADITDINDIFKDLGMMVHEQGDMIDSIEANVESADVHVQNATQQLARAADYQRSSRKKICILLVVLAIAAVVIGLIIWGATKQ, encoded by the exons ATGGCCTACCAGGCTGGGATTCAACGGGAGCCCGCCGCTTTGGttcagaacatcagctccaacATCCAGAGGATCACACTACTGA CCTCAGAGCTGCAGAGGGCCGTGACCCTGCTGGGGACGGAGCAGGACAGCAGCCAGCTCAGACAGACGCT tcagcagaaacagcagcaggggAACCAGCTGGCCAAGGAGACCGACCAGCTGATCAAGGCCTTCACCGCCCTCCCCGTCGGTCCCGATCAG aggcagaggaagctgcagaagGAGCGTTTGCTCAATGACTTCTCTGCTGCGTTGAACAGTTTCCAGAAGACCCAACGGCAGGCCGCCGACAAGGAGCGGGAGTTCGTGGCCCGAGTCCGAGCTGGCTCCAGGCTGTCG GGAGGTCAGCCTGATGACGGCTTCGGACATCTTCCTCCAAG TTACTCCCAGGTCCAGACGGAGGCTGAAGCCATCACAGAAGAAGACCTGAGGCTGATCCAGGAGCGAGAGTCATCCATCAGGCAGCTGGAG GCGGACATCACAGACATCAATGACATCTTTAAGGACCTTGGCATGATGGTGCACGAGCAGGGGGACATGATAG acAGTATAGAAGCCAATGTGGAGAGTGCAGACGTGCACGTCCAGAATGCCACGCAGCAGCTGGCCCGGGCCGCAGACTACCAG CGGAGCTCCAGGAAGAAGATCTGCATCCTGCTGGTGGTTCTGGCCATCGCCGCTGTTGTGATAGGACTCATCATCTGGGGAGCAACCAAACAGTGA
- the stx7 gene encoding syntaxin-7 isoform X1: protein MGVRGQLGWCLLQQLFGSDLQRFRVSGFVLRGKATFLLCVFTASITQSSLIMAYQAGIQREPAALVQNISSNIQRITLLTSELQRAVTLLGTEQDSSQLRQTLQQKQQQGNQLAKETDQLIKAFTALPVGPDQRQRKLQKERLLNDFSAALNSFQKTQRQAADKEREFVARVRAGSRLSGGQPDDGFGHLPPSSYSQVQTEAEAITEEDLRLIQERESSIRQLEADITDINDIFKDLGMMVHEQGDMIDSIEANVESADVHVQNATQQLARAADYQRSSRKKICILLVVLAIAAVVIGLIIWGATKQ, encoded by the exons ATGGGGGTCAGGGGTCAGCTGGGCTGGTGTTTGCTGCAGCAGCTCTTTGGTTCTGACCTTCAGCGTTTCAGAGTTTCAGGATTTGTTCTGAGAGgaaaagcaactttccttctttgtgttttcactgCCTCCATCACTCAAAGCT CTCTCATCATGGCCTACCAGGCTGGGATTCAACGGGAGCCCGCCGCTTTGGttcagaacatcagctccaacATCCAGAGGATCACACTACTGA CCTCAGAGCTGCAGAGGGCCGTGACCCTGCTGGGGACGGAGCAGGACAGCAGCCAGCTCAGACAGACGCT tcagcagaaacagcagcaggggAACCAGCTGGCCAAGGAGACCGACCAGCTGATCAAGGCCTTCACCGCCCTCCCCGTCGGTCCCGATCAG aggcagaggaagctgcagaagGAGCGTTTGCTCAATGACTTCTCTGCTGCGTTGAACAGTTTCCAGAAGACCCAACGGCAGGCCGCCGACAAGGAGCGGGAGTTCGTGGCCCGAGTCCGAGCTGGCTCCAGGCTGTCG GGAGGTCAGCCTGATGACGGCTTCGGACATCTTCCTCCAAG CAGTTACTCCCAGGTCCAGACGGAGGCTGAAGCCATCACAGAAGAAGACCTGAGGCTGATCCAGGAGCGAGAGTCATCCATCAGGCAGCTGGAG GCGGACATCACAGACATCAATGACATCTTTAAGGACCTTGGCATGATGGTGCACGAGCAGGGGGACATGATAG acAGTATAGAAGCCAATGTGGAGAGTGCAGACGTGCACGTCCAGAATGCCACGCAGCAGCTGGCCCGGGCCGCAGACTACCAG CGGAGCTCCAGGAAGAAGATCTGCATCCTGCTGGTGGTTCTGGCCATCGCCGCTGTTGTGATAGGACTCATCATCTGGGGAGCAACCAAACAGTGA
- the stx7 gene encoding syntaxin-7 isoform X3 yields the protein MAYQAGIQREPAALVQNISSNIQRITLLTSELQRAVTLLGTEQDSSQLRQTLQQKQQQGNQLAKETDQLIKAFTALPVGPDQRQRKLQKERLLNDFSAALNSFQKTQRQAADKEREFVARVRAGSRLSGGQPDDGFGHLPPSSYSQVQTEAEAITEEDLRLIQERESSIRQLEADITDINDIFKDLGMMVHEQGDMIDSIEANVESADVHVQNATQQLARAADYQRSSRKKICILLVVLAIAAVVIGLIIWGATKQ from the exons ATGGCCTACCAGGCTGGGATTCAACGGGAGCCCGCCGCTTTGGttcagaacatcagctccaacATCCAGAGGATCACACTACTGA CCTCAGAGCTGCAGAGGGCCGTGACCCTGCTGGGGACGGAGCAGGACAGCAGCCAGCTCAGACAGACGCT tcagcagaaacagcagcaggggAACCAGCTGGCCAAGGAGACCGACCAGCTGATCAAGGCCTTCACCGCCCTCCCCGTCGGTCCCGATCAG aggcagaggaagctgcagaagGAGCGTTTGCTCAATGACTTCTCTGCTGCGTTGAACAGTTTCCAGAAGACCCAACGGCAGGCCGCCGACAAGGAGCGGGAGTTCGTGGCCCGAGTCCGAGCTGGCTCCAGGCTGTCG GGAGGTCAGCCTGATGACGGCTTCGGACATCTTCCTCCAAG CAGTTACTCCCAGGTCCAGACGGAGGCTGAAGCCATCACAGAAGAAGACCTGAGGCTGATCCAGGAGCGAGAGTCATCCATCAGGCAGCTGGAG GCGGACATCACAGACATCAATGACATCTTTAAGGACCTTGGCATGATGGTGCACGAGCAGGGGGACATGATAG acAGTATAGAAGCCAATGTGGAGAGTGCAGACGTGCACGTCCAGAATGCCACGCAGCAGCTGGCCCGGGCCGCAGACTACCAG CGGAGCTCCAGGAAGAAGATCTGCATCCTGCTGGTGGTTCTGGCCATCGCCGCTGTTGTGATAGGACTCATCATCTGGGGAGCAACCAAACAGTGA